A genomic window from Parasteatoda tepidariorum isolate YZ-2023 chromosome 10, CAS_Ptep_4.0, whole genome shotgun sequence includes:
- the LOC107447708 gene encoding uncharacterized protein: MMNRSFSPQHNSPRSPVNFSNRFRMAQFPSPYNSNIHPRMQYGSPQSSPSFRHSNNHYNQISDIRQRNSFDLPSPQFHSSPKVYSPRNNSPYGSYNSPNSSWNNQSKRSIGSSRNSSSYFADTSGSPYSISNKKQRYQDKKNRFSDSDSNPGHSFNIEDYIHPSMLDDPWEKDMIEYEKKKEQLSQTES; the protein is encoded by the exons ATGATGAATCGAAGTTTTTCACCTCAACATAATTCTCCTCGTTCTCCTGTTAATTTTTCGAATCGTTTTCGAATGGCACAATTTCCATCACCTTATAATTCTA atattcACCCCCGTATGCAGTATGGTTCTCCCCAATCTTCTCCCAGTTTCCGCCACAGTAACAATCATTACAACCAAATTTCCGATATCCGACAAAGGAATTCATTTGATCTACCGAGCCCTCAATTTCACAGTTCTCCAAAAGTATATTCACCAAGAAATAATTCACCTTATGGAAGCTATAATTCTCCAAATAGCTCTTGGAATAACCAATCAAAACGATCCATCGGCTCTAGTAGAAACTCCAGTTCTTATTTTGCTGATACTTCTGGTAGTCCCTATTctatatctaataaaaaacaaaggTATCAAGATAAg aaaaatcgATTTTCCGACAGTGACTCAAATCCTGGTCATTCCTTCAATATTGAAGACTATATCCATCCATCTATGTTAGATGATCCTTGGGAAAAAGATATGATCGAATACGAGAAGAAGAAAGAGCAATTAAGTCAGACTGAAAGTTAA